A portion of the Corynebacterium heidelbergense genome contains these proteins:
- the aspS gene encoding aspartate--tRNA ligase, protein MLRTHLAGELRSDHIGEQVTLTGWVGRRRDHGGVIFIDLRDRSGVAQVVFRESEVAERAHALRSEYCIRVTGLVEARPEGSENPNLASGQVEVDVSELEVLNTSAALPFQIDDPASGGEVGEEARLRYRYLDLRRQQQGDALRLRSKVNAAARSVLQEHDFTEVETPTLTRSTPEGARDFLVPARLRPGTFYALPQSPQLFKQLLMVAGLERYYQIARCYRDEDFRADRQPEFTQLDVEMSFVDQEDVIHLAEEILKAVWAQIGYELPTPIPRMTYAEAMRRYGSDKPDLRFDIEIVECTEFFADTTFRVFQNEYVGAVVMEGGASQPRRQLDAWQDWARQRGAKGLAYILVGEDGELSGPVAKNITEAERAGIAEHVGAKPGDCIFFAAGETKSSRALLGAARGAIAEKLGLIKEGDWAFTWVVDAPMFEPAADAQASGDVALGHSAWTAVHHAFTSPKPEFLDTFHEDPGAALAYAYDIVCNGNEIGGGSIRIHRRDVQERVFEVMGISEKEAREKFGFLLDAFAFGAPPHGGIAFGWDRIVALLGGFDSIRDVIAFPKSGGGVDPLTDAPGEISAAQRKESGIDAKPKRPAVGGHAHTKSADTPQL, encoded by the coding sequence GTGCTCCGGACGCACCTCGCGGGCGAGCTCCGCAGTGACCACATTGGTGAACAGGTAACGCTCACGGGTTGGGTGGGTCGGCGCCGGGATCACGGTGGCGTGATCTTTATCGACCTGCGCGATCGCTCCGGCGTGGCCCAGGTGGTCTTCCGGGAATCGGAGGTTGCCGAGCGCGCCCACGCCCTGCGCAGCGAGTACTGCATTCGGGTCACCGGCCTGGTGGAGGCCCGCCCGGAGGGTTCGGAGAACCCGAACCTGGCCAGTGGTCAGGTGGAGGTAGATGTTAGTGAGCTGGAGGTGCTCAACACTTCTGCGGCCCTGCCCTTCCAAATCGACGATCCGGCATCGGGCGGGGAGGTCGGGGAAGAGGCCCGGCTGAGATATCGGTATCTTGATTTGCGACGCCAACAACAGGGCGATGCTTTGCGCCTGCGCTCCAAGGTCAACGCGGCCGCCCGGTCGGTGCTGCAGGAGCACGACTTCACGGAGGTGGAGACCCCCACCTTGACCCGTTCCACCCCGGAGGGTGCCCGGGACTTCCTCGTGCCCGCCCGTCTGCGGCCCGGCACGTTCTATGCCCTGCCGCAGTCCCCACAGCTGTTTAAGCAGCTTCTCATGGTGGCCGGACTGGAGCGCTACTACCAGATCGCCCGCTGCTACCGGGATGAGGATTTCCGCGCCGACCGGCAGCCGGAGTTCACCCAGTTGGACGTGGAGATGAGTTTCGTGGATCAGGAGGACGTGATCCACCTGGCCGAGGAGATCCTCAAGGCGGTGTGGGCCCAGATCGGTTACGAGCTTCCCACGCCTATCCCGCGGATGACGTACGCGGAGGCCATGCGCCGCTATGGCTCGGACAAGCCGGACCTGCGCTTCGATATCGAGATCGTGGAGTGCACCGAGTTCTTCGCCGATACGACCTTCCGGGTGTTCCAGAACGAGTACGTAGGCGCCGTGGTGATGGAGGGCGGTGCAAGCCAGCCGCGCCGCCAACTGGACGCATGGCAGGATTGGGCACGCCAGCGCGGCGCCAAGGGCCTGGCCTACATCCTCGTCGGGGAGGATGGGGAGCTGTCCGGCCCGGTGGCTAAGAACATCACCGAGGCCGAGCGGGCCGGTATCGCCGAGCACGTCGGCGCCAAGCCGGGTGACTGCATCTTCTTCGCCGCCGGGGAGACCAAGTCCAGCCGGGCGCTGCTCGGCGCCGCCCGCGGCGCCATCGCCGAGAAGCTGGGGCTCATCAAGGAGGGAGACTGGGCCTTCACGTGGGTGGTGGATGCGCCCATGTTCGAGCCCGCCGCGGATGCTCAGGCCAGCGGGGATGTTGCCCTTGGCCACTCCGCCTGGACGGCGGTTCACCACGCCTTTACCTCCCCCAAGCCGGAGTTCCTCGACACCTTCCACGAGGACCCGGGTGCGGCCCTGGCCTATGCCTACGACATCGTGTGCAACGGCAATGAGATCGGCGGAGGCTCCATCCGTATCCACCGCCGGGACGTCCAGGAACGGGTCTTCGAGGTGATGGGCATCAGCGAGAAAGAAGCTCGGGAAAAGTTCGGCTTCCTCCTGGATGCCTTTGCCTTTGGGGCCCCGCCGCACGGCGGTATCGCCTTTGGTTGGGACCGGATCGTCGCCCTGCTCGGGGGTTTCGACTCCATCCGGGACGTCATCGCCTTCCCCAAGTCCGGCGGTGGGGTGGATCCACTTACGGATGCACCGGGAGAGATCTCCGCCGCTCAGCGGAAGGAATCGGGGATCGACGCCAAACCCAAGCGCCCCGCCGTCGGCGGACACGCCCACACGAAGTCCGCCGACACTCCGCAGTTATAG
- a CDS encoding neutral zinc metallopeptidase, whose amino-acid sequence MTFNSNLGDNSGRASGGGGGMGGGFGGGGGNFLLALLASRLGARFGIPGMLIVGGLVFFLTGGFGGFGGGHQQSGTTQQGGRGDLSHCKNYQDANKYDDCRIQGTATALDKFWEQALPAERGIQYTEPKVRINGGKQRTGCGLADPGQSGPFYCPGDQTVYADTPFFQELKQLGGSNGSFSQMYVVAHEFGHHIQKLEGNLGLSNYNDPGENSNAVKIELQADCYAGLWASHADKGQGAVLDPVTQEQVDQAVQSAQAIGDDAIQKSSGQEVNPDQWTHGSAQQRVDSFLRGYQGGTMDSCKQQFNR is encoded by the coding sequence GTGACCTTCAACTCAAACCTCGGGGACAACAGCGGCCGCGCCAGTGGCGGTGGCGGCGGCATGGGCGGCGGCTTCGGCGGTGGTGGCGGGAACTTCCTGCTCGCCCTGCTCGCCAGCCGACTCGGCGCCCGCTTCGGCATCCCCGGCATGCTCATCGTCGGCGGCCTCGTCTTCTTCCTCACCGGCGGCTTCGGCGGTTTCGGCGGCGGCCACCAGCAGTCCGGCACTACCCAGCAGGGTGGCCGCGGGGACCTCAGCCACTGTAAGAACTACCAGGACGCCAACAAGTACGACGACTGCCGCATCCAGGGCACCGCCACCGCGCTGGACAAGTTCTGGGAGCAGGCCCTGCCCGCCGAGCGGGGCATCCAGTACACCGAGCCGAAGGTGCGCATCAACGGCGGCAAGCAGCGCACCGGCTGCGGCTTGGCAGATCCGGGCCAGTCCGGCCCCTTCTACTGCCCCGGTGACCAGACCGTCTACGCGGACACCCCCTTCTTCCAGGAGCTCAAGCAGTTGGGCGGCTCCAACGGCTCCTTCTCCCAGATGTACGTTGTGGCCCACGAGTTCGGCCACCACATCCAGAAGCTGGAGGGCAACCTGGGCCTGTCCAACTACAACGACCCCGGGGAGAACTCGAACGCCGTGAAGATCGAGTTGCAGGCAGACTGCTACGCCGGGTTGTGGGCCTCCCACGCCGACAAGGGCCAGGGGGCCGTGCTGGACCCCGTGACCCAGGAACAGGTGGACCAGGCGGTGCAGTCCGCCCAGGCCATCGGGGACGATGCCATCCAGAAGTCCTCCGGGCAGGAGGTCAACCCTGACCAGTGGACCCACGGCTCCGCTCAGCAGCGGGTGGATTCCTTTCTGCGCGGTTACCAGGGCGGCACGATGGATAGCTGCAAGCAGCAGTTCAACCGCTAG
- the hisS gene encoding histidine--tRNA ligase gives MNERPNPTPSNKTALSAPKGIPDYYPPQSTEFRAIRQNFATAADNAGYEHLELPVFEDTGLYARGVGESTDMVSKEMYTFADRGGRSVTLRPEGTAGVVRAVIQHRLDRGQLPAKLCYTGPFFRYERPQAGRYRQLQQFGVEAIGVDDPALDAEVIALADRCFKSVGLTGYRLELTSLGDWRDRPAYREKLQGFLAKLDLDEETRRRAEINPLRVLDDKRPEMIAQLQEAPLLLDHLSAASREHFETVTGLLGDMGVEYVVNPRMVRGLDYYTKTCFEFVHDGLGAQSGIGGGGRYDGLMAQLGGQDLSGIGFGLGLDRTLLAMQAEGVQAGAGRRVDVYGVALGEGARSRMPIIVDQLRARGLRADMAYGGRGLKGAMKGADRAGALFALVLGDQELEQGRVAVKDLGTGEQVDIRLEDLTEHLAVRLGER, from the coding sequence GTGAACGAGCGCCCCAACCCAACCCCCAGCAACAAGACCGCCCTCTCCGCCCCCAAGGGCATACCGGACTACTACCCCCCGCAGTCCACCGAGTTCCGGGCCATCCGCCAGAACTTCGCCACCGCAGCCGACAACGCCGGCTACGAGCACCTGGAGTTGCCCGTTTTCGAGGACACTGGACTCTACGCCCGGGGCGTGGGGGAATCCACGGACATGGTCAGCAAGGAAATGTACACCTTCGCCGACCGCGGAGGACGCTCCGTCACGCTGCGCCCGGAGGGGACGGCGGGCGTGGTGCGGGCCGTCATCCAACACCGCCTCGATCGCGGGCAACTGCCGGCCAAGCTGTGTTACACCGGCCCCTTCTTCCGCTACGAACGCCCCCAGGCCGGGCGCTACCGCCAGCTCCAGCAGTTCGGGGTGGAGGCCATCGGCGTGGACGATCCCGCGCTGGACGCGGAGGTCATTGCGCTGGCCGACCGCTGCTTTAAGTCCGTGGGGCTCACTGGGTACCGCCTGGAGCTAACCAGCTTGGGGGATTGGAGGGATCGCCCGGCCTACCGGGAGAAGCTGCAGGGGTTCCTGGCCAAGCTGGACCTGGACGAGGAAACGCGGCGCCGCGCGGAGATCAACCCGCTGCGGGTCCTGGACGATAAGCGCCCGGAGATGATCGCCCAGTTGCAGGAGGCGCCGCTGCTCCTGGACCACCTTTCCGCCGCCTCCCGGGAGCACTTCGAGACGGTTACCGGGCTGTTGGGAGACATGGGGGTGGAGTATGTGGTGAACCCGCGGATGGTGCGCGGGCTGGACTACTACACCAAGACCTGCTTTGAGTTCGTTCACGATGGGCTGGGGGCCCAGTCCGGGATCGGCGGGGGCGGGCGCTACGACGGGCTGATGGCCCAGTTGGGCGGGCAGGATCTATCCGGGATTGGCTTCGGCCTCGGGTTGGACCGCACCCTGCTGGCGATGCAGGCGGAGGGGGTGCAGGCCGGCGCCGGGCGGCGCGTGGACGTGTACGGGGTGGCCCTGGGGGAGGGCGCGCGGAGCCGGATGCCGATTATCGTGGACCAATTGCGGGCGCGTGGCCTGCGCGCAGACATGGCCTATGGCGGGCGCGGGCTCAAGGGCGCGATGAAGGGCGCGGACCGGGCCGGGGCGCTGTTTGCACTTGTGCTCGGCGATCAGGAGCTAGAGCAGGGACGGGTCGCGGTTAAGGACCTCGGCACCGGCGAGCAGGTGGACATCCGACTGGAGGACCTCACCGAGCACCTGGCTGTCCGCCTGGGGGAGCGCTAG
- a CDS encoding MBL fold metallo-hydrolase has product MTQPEVSPDASARTTMIGFAAGPLQTNCYLLFAEPVDPAEVASYIEQPPAPATASPTTSAPTTTSPQSMSVVDPGMGSAPVIQRIADQLHCRIDAVYLTHGHIDHMRDAHLLGAPVYLHAADIPMAQHPEFLGPELAMLFDTDHMGPIADLRELGDTATLGGEQWEVHHMPGHSPGSVMYRRNGHILGGDVLFRQSIGRTDLPLSNPADMADSLRRLRQTFADGDIVLPGHGPQTTIGEEKASNPYLQGQPL; this is encoded by the coding sequence ATGACGCAGCCCGAAGTTTCGCCAGATGCCAGCGCACGGACCACAATGATCGGTTTCGCTGCCGGCCCATTGCAAACGAACTGCTATCTGCTCTTCGCTGAACCCGTGGACCCGGCGGAGGTGGCGTCGTATATAGAACAACCGCCCGCCCCGGCCACCGCAAGCCCAACCACCTCCGCACCGACCACCACATCCCCACAGTCCATGAGCGTCGTGGACCCCGGCATGGGATCCGCACCGGTGATCCAGCGCATCGCGGACCAGCTCCACTGCCGGATTGACGCGGTCTACCTCACACACGGGCACATCGACCACATGCGCGACGCGCACCTCCTCGGCGCCCCCGTCTACCTGCACGCGGCGGACATCCCCATGGCCCAGCACCCCGAATTCCTCGGCCCCGAACTCGCCATGCTCTTCGACACCGACCACATGGGCCCCATCGCGGACCTGCGAGAGCTAGGGGATACCGCCACCCTCGGCGGGGAGCAGTGGGAAGTCCACCACATGCCCGGGCACTCCCCGGGATCGGTGATGTACCGCCGCAACGGGCACATCCTCGGCGGTGACGTGCTCTTCCGGCAATCCATCGGCCGCACGGACCTGCCGCTTTCCAACCCGGCGGATATGGCGGATTCCCTGCGCCGCCTGCGGCAAACCTTCGCGGACGGAGACATCGTCTTACCCGGTCACGGCCCCCAGACCACCATCGGCGAGGAGAAGGCCAGCAATCCCTACCTGCAGGGCCAGCCCCTATAG
- a CDS encoding peptidylprolyl isomerase — protein MATSDKREMVNADRRDEALRKLDQSLKKAQRRERLAPLGVAIATLATLALLLGSIGFLATRSSSDQEDSAQSAASSSSETPSTAALPKGPKQPYPASVQCDYSSSGDAAKPVSAPDGANVTTSGTTKVTIKTSQGDIPVEVNAGQSPCTANSFLHLVKEKFFDDTVCHRHVKSEGLGILQCGDPTGSGSGGPGYKFKDEFPTNGVDPQEAQQPAKYPRGTLAMANAGPDTNGSQFFLVHTDSTLPPKYNIFGTISPEGLETLQKISDAAPEGDAKPAQEVRITSAAVDS, from the coding sequence ATGGCCACCAGCGACAAGCGCGAGATGGTGAACGCCGACCGGCGGGACGAGGCTCTGCGCAAACTGGATCAATCTTTGAAGAAGGCCCAGCGACGGGAGCGATTGGCTCCCCTGGGGGTGGCCATCGCCACCCTGGCCACCCTGGCCCTGCTGCTGGGCAGCATCGGCTTCCTGGCGACCCGTAGCAGTTCCGATCAGGAGGATTCGGCACAATCGGCGGCTTCCAGCTCCTCGGAGACCCCAAGCACCGCCGCCCTGCCCAAAGGGCCCAAGCAGCCCTACCCGGCCAGCGTGCAGTGCGACTACTCCAGCAGCGGGGATGCCGCCAAGCCGGTGAGCGCACCGGACGGGGCCAACGTGACGACCTCCGGCACCACGAAGGTCACCATCAAGACCTCCCAGGGGGACATTCCCGTGGAGGTCAACGCCGGCCAGTCTCCCTGTACCGCCAACTCCTTCCTGCACTTGGTGAAGGAGAAGTTCTTTGACGATACGGTGTGCCACCGTCACGTGAAGTCCGAGGGCCTGGGCATCCTGCAGTGCGGCGATCCGACCGGCTCCGGCTCCGGGGGGCCGGGTTACAAGTTCAAGGACGAGTTCCCCACTAACGGGGTGGATCCGCAGGAAGCGCAACAGCCGGCGAAGTACCCGCGCGGCACGCTGGCGATGGCCAATGCGGGCCCGGACACTAACGGGTCCCAGTTCTTCCTGGTCCACACCGACAGCACGCTTCCCCCGAAGTACAACATCTTCGGGACCATCAGCCCCGAGGGTTTGGAGACCCTGCAGAAAATCTCGGACGCCGCCCCCGAGGGCGATGCCAAGCCTGCCCAGGAGGTGCGGATCACGTCCGCCGCGGTGGATTCCTAG